The window CCTCACCCCGTGAGCCGAGCCCCgacccccctcccctcccccggcccTGGCCACGCCTCCTTCCGCGAAGCCCCGCCCCATCCGGACAGCCCCGTCCCGCCTCCCTCCTTGCCCACGCCCACTTTCTCATGGCCACGCCCCCTTTGGCGGCTCCCACACCCCCTCGCGCGGCCACGCCCCCTTGCGGCACTCCCCGCCCCTACGCGCCGCGAACACGCCCCCTTCGCGCCGAGCCACGCCCCCGCAGCCGCTCTCCCCGGCGGTGACCACGCCTCCCTCTTTGACCGcgcccccggcggcggcggcacgtgctcttcccccacccccgccgccaccgcccctcCGCGGGGCTGCCGGAAGTCCCTCCCGCCGGGGGAGCCCCCCGTCACTTCCGCCCGCTCGGTCCGGCATCTCCAATATGGCGGCGTCCTGCGGCTCCTCGCAGCTCCCGGCCGCCGAGCCGCCGCTGAAGATCCCCAAGATGGAGGTGCTGTCGCCGGGCTCGCCGGGAGCGCTGAGCGACGGCAACCCCAGCCTCTCCgacccctccacccccagcgGCGCCTCCCCCCtcggcccggggccggggccggcagccggcggggccgggctggggggcggcggcggcggcggggcggggggccgcggcggggcctcGCCCTCCGTCTCCTTCTCGccgggcggcgccgccgccgccgccgccgccgccgcttgCCGGGGGATGTCCTGGACGCCGGCGGAGACCAACGCGCTGATCGCCGTCTGGGGCAACGAGCGGCTGGTGGAGGCGCGgtaccagcagctggagggcGCCGGCACCGTCTTCGGCAGCAAGGCCCCCGGGCCCGCCATGTACGAGCGCGTCTCCCGCGCCCTGGCCGAGCTGGGCTACGAGCGCACCCCCTCCCAGTGCCGGGAGCGCATCAAGGTACccccgcggggggcgggcggctcgtccccggggaggggagggccgGACCAGGTGGCCCCGGGCTCAGCCGCCCGCCGGCCTGCGGGTGGGCGGTCTCCCGGGGCGTCTTTtggccctggggtggggggcagacCCCGCAGGGTCTCCCCGTGCGAGCCGTTCTCTGGAGCATCCTTTGGCCCTGGGCGCGGGGTCGTTGCGTCCCCAGGGCTCGGCCCGTCCTTTGGCCCGGGGCGTGGGGGCATCGCGTCCCCGGAGCTCGATCCCTTCGGGATCTCCCCTGCAGCATCCTTTGGTCCTGGCTGTGGGCACCCCCTGGGCTCAGCCCATCCTTTGGCCTTGGCTTTGGGGGCACCGCGTCCCCTGGGCTCAGCCTTTCGGGGGCTCTCCATGCCGGCAGCTTTCCAGAGCATCCTGTGGCCCTGAGTGCGAGGCACCCGGTCCCCTGGGATCACCCCGTCAGGCTCTCCCCATGCAGGCAGCTTTCCGGACCATTCTCTGGCCCCAGCTGTGGGCGTCCCCTGGGCTCAGCCCATCCTTTGCCCCTGGGTGTGAGGCACCCTGCTCCCTGGGCTCAGCCACCTGGCTCCCGGCAGCACCCACTTGGCATCTCCTAGCCCGCAGCAGGCTGGGTGCCACGTCCTGTGGGTTCAGCCCTCACACCCGCAGCCTCCAGCAGCATCTTTCAGACCCGGGTGCTGCATCCTTTGGGTTCAGCCACTCAGTTCCCCTTGCGTGGGTGGGCTGCGGCAGCATCTTTTGGTCCTGAGTGACGGGGACGACACAGCGTCCCAGCCGTTCGTGTCCCCTCGCGTGGTcagcccccagcagcatcctttCCCCTGGGTTTTTGGGGCACCGCATCCCCTGGGTTGCCTCCTTTGGCCCCAAGTGTGGTGGGTGGGCACCGTGGCCCTGGGTGGGTTGACTCAGTCCCTTTATGTGTCCTCCAGCATCTTCTGGCTGTCAGGGGGTGGCTCTAGCTGCTCCCTCAAGCCCCCACGGGAAAAGAGGGCTCCCAGTTACTCCAGTAACGAGGGGTGGCTCAGGCTCCGGTTGCCCTCTTGCACTGGTGGCTCCCTCCTTTGCTTTGGAGTTGCTTTACGGGGTACAACATCATCCCCTGGCTCGCACCAGAGAGTGCTGCGTGCTCTTTAATAGTTGGGCTGCGTTTCCTCTGGCGGCAGGTTTTAAAGAGGGATCTTCCCAGTTGCATCATTccctggggaaaagggaaaggttgGGTTTGGTGTCCGGCTTGGGAGCAGCCGCTCCGCGCATCCCACTTTTATGAAGAGGAGATATTTGGAGGGGCCGTGGATGGGGTGGGAATCGCTGCGGGGGTTCAGTTTATAAACGTGAATGAAGCTTGGAAGGGCGAATTGAACTCTCCGAGCTCCCTCCggcttttattttcccctttcatgACCCATTAGGCCACCCGTGCAGCTGCTTAAAACGTCGATTGATTAAAAAAGTAACATCTTGTCATTGCTAGGGATCAAGAGgctgtttgtttctctgttcctcttctcatccataaaatacagctgtgcCAGCCCAGCTAGGCTGGGATTCTCCAGGTTTATGTGCCCGGGCCGCCTTTGATTTgcaaaatatgtgaaataagGGATTCTGCAGTATCGAGGATGCTTGGGAATAAGTGAGAGACTCGCCCTTCAATCCCTGGTAATTAGAACAGCCTTCGTCTCTGAAAGTAGGTGGTCAAAACGAAGCAACCCTCCTTCCTCTGGCcgttttaatttcttaatgtattttccTCGTGTTATCTCGTTGACTCCGTGTATTTGCTGCTCAGCGATTTATTTCCCTTGAGCGCAGCCAAATGTTTTTTGAGAGGAACGTTGCTGCACCATGAAACCTCTTTGAGTCCCCCGTTTTCTCGGCGGCTTTCAAGGTGCCGATTGCTTAAATCGGTTCTTCTGCAAAACTTCGGGCTTTGCCAGAGGCTGATGCACGATGGCAGAGTTACTTGTGGCGGTTTGGCTTTGTCTGC of the Ciconia boyciana chromosome 20, ASM3463844v1, whole genome shotgun sequence genome contains:
- the MSANTD2 gene encoding myb/SANT-like DNA-binding domain-containing protein 2 isoform X4, whose product is MAASCGSSQLPAAEPPLKIPKMEVLSPGSPGALSDGNPSLSDPSTPSGASPLGPGPGPAAGGAGLGGGGGGGAGGRGGASPSVSFSPGGAAAAAAAAACRGMSWTPAETNALIAVWGNERLVEARYQQLEGAGTVFGSKAPGPAMYERVSRALAELGYERTPSQCRERIKAVLQNNKQKPRSLPVCAVTGQLSGLFSVTCPKFTGFLSICINICMCTLGTTEQELSWTPRGVEEVDVAGYFLPRLQTET
- the MSANTD2 gene encoding myb/SANT-like DNA-binding domain-containing protein 2 isoform X5, which produces MAASCGSSQLPAAEPPLKIPKMEVLSPGSPGALSDGNPSLSDPSTPSGASPLGPGPGPAAGGAGLGGGGGGGAGGRGGASPSVSFSPGGAAAAAAAAACRGMSWTPAETNALIAVWGNERLVEARYQQLEGAGTVFGSKAPGPAMYERVSRALAELGYERTPSQCRERIKAVLQNNKQKPRSLPVCAVTGQLSGTTEQELSWTPRGVEEVDVAGYFLPRLQTET
- the MSANTD2 gene encoding myb/SANT-like DNA-binding domain-containing protein 2 isoform X3; amino-acid sequence: MAASCGSSQLPAAEPPLKIPKMEVLSPGSPGALSDGNPSLSDPSTPSGASPLGPGPGPAAGGAGLGGGGGGGAGGRGGASPSVSFSPGGAAAAAAAAACRGMSWTPAETNALIAVWGNERLVEARYQQLEGAGTVFGSKAPGPAMYERVSRALAELGYERTPSQCRERIKQLHKRQSELVRNAKYTLRRCYSRVKEHGVGKRKSSYTFEQLEQVFGQGGWDSQPCQPVLINSSGLYQELESDGSTMEEYSQEDWGNHSQDLHCYQTGEQELDEMPTTKRTLKIKQESSEDTHYLRTSEKLHNSVSSWLHHSAGETRLTT